GCCCTTCCTTCGAGCCTTGCCGGCCCACGAAGTTCCGGTTCGAGGAACTCGCGCAGGCTTCGTCGCCTTCTAGTTGATCTTCGTTCATCCCGAGACACATCGAACAGCCCGCCCCGCGCCAGTCGAAGCCCGCCTCGGTGAACACCTCGTCCAGTCCTTCGTCCTCGGCGGCGGCCTTCACCCGTTCGCTGCCGGGGACGACCATCGCGCGCACGCTGGAATCGACCTCGCGACCCTCGACGACCTCGGCGGCGTCGCGGAGGTCGGGCAGGCGCGCGTTGGTACACGACCCCAGAAAGGCCACGTCGACGTCGTAGCCCTGCATGGTCTCGCCGGGCGTGACCCGCATGTGTTCTTGGGACCGTCGTGCGGTGTCCTGTTTGTCCTCGGGGAGGTCCTCGGGTTCGGGGATCGGTTCGGAGATACCGATGCCCTGACCCGGCGTCGTTCCCCACGTCACCACGGGTTCGATCTCGTCGCCGTCGATCGTCACCACGTCGTCGTATTCGGCATCGGAATCCGAGCGGATCGACTCCCAGTACTCCTTTCGGCGCTCGAATTCCTCGGGATCGCCGCCGGGCTTTGCTCGGCTGCCCGAGGGACTGCGTCCCTCGCTGTCCGCGAACGCGTCCGTCTCGCGGAGCCAGTCGTAGGTGGTCTCGTCGGGGTTGACGTAGCCCGCGCGCGCGCCGCCCTCGATCGACATGTTGCAGATCGACATTCTGCCTTCCATCCCGAGGCTCTCGATGGCCGAGCCGCCGTACTCGTAGACGTAGCCGACACCGCCCTCGACGCCGAGCTTTCGGATGATCGTGAGGATGACGTCCTTCGCGCCGACGTGGGAACCGAGTTCGCCCGTGACCTCGATCTTCCGGACTTCTTTCTTCTCCATCGCGATCGTCTGGGTCGCGAGCACGTCCCGGATCTGAGAGGTGCCGATGCCGAACGCGAGCGCGCCGAACGCGCCGTGGGTCGAGGTGTGCGAGTCGCCGCAGACCACGGTCATTCCGGGCTGGGTGAGTCCCTGCTCCGGGCCGATGACGTGGACGATGCCCTGGTTTCCGCTCCCGGGGTCGTCGAAGACGATCCCCGAGTCGCGGACGTTCCGTTCCAGTTCGCTCATCATCTCCTCGGCGGCGTCGTCGCCGAACGGCCGTGACTGGTCGGCGGTCGGCACGATGTGGTCGACCGTCGCGTGCGTGAGTTCGGGATAGGCGACTTCGAGGTCGCGTTCGCCGAGCATCCCGAACGCCTGCGGGCTGGTGACCTCGTGGATGAGGTGGAGGCCGACGAAGAGCTGCGTCTGTCCGGTCGGGAGTTCCGTGACGGCGTGTTCGTCCCAGACCTTGTCGTAGAGGGTTCCCCGACTCATCGATCGCCGTCGCGGCCCTCCCGACCACGCTCGAACACCCGGTTCGCGTCGGCGTCGTTCGGCGGCTCGTGGTCGACGTCCTTCATCCGTACTGCCTCGTCCTCGTCGGCGTCCGTCTCTTCGGCCTCGTCCACGTCGGCCTCGCGCCCGCCGTCGGCCGCGACGACCGGGCCGCGGGCGAACACGACCTGGTCGCCGAACGGCCGGTCGGTGTCGGGGTGGGTGTGGTCGACGCTCTTCATCGCTCGGTTCGGTGTCTCGTTTCGGTTTGACTCGTTGCTCATACCTGTACTCGCTCCTCTTCGGTTTCGTCCGCGGTCTCGTCAGGCTCCTCGGCCCACGCGAACAGCCCGCGGAGCCGTTCGCCGACCGCCTCGATCTCGTGGTTCTTCTCCGCGTTCCGCAGCTGGTTGTAGGAGGGCCGGTTGGCCTGGTTCTCGGTGATCCACTCGCGCGCGAACTCGCCCTGCTGGACCTGTTCGAGCACCGTCTCCATGTTCTCGCGGGCGTGGTCGTCGACCACGACGTCGCCGCGGGTCAATCCGCCGAATTCGGCGGTGTCGCTCACCGAGTCCCACATCCCGCCGAGCCCACCCTCGTACATCAGGTCGACGATGAGCTTCATCTCGTTGAGGCACTCGAAGTAGGCCATCTCGGGCGAGTAGCCCGCGTCCACGAGGGTCTCATAGCCCATCTTGATGAGCTCGGTGACGCCACCGCAGAGCACCGCCTGCTCGCCGAACAGGTCGGTCTCGGTCTCCTCGCGGAACGAGGTCTCGATCACACCTGCACGAGTGCAGCCGATGGCCTGACCGTAGGCCAGCGCCTCGTCCCACGCCTCGCCGGTCGAGTCGCGGTAGACCGCGAGCAGTCCGGGGGTTCCCTCGCCGCGCTCGTAGTCCCGGCGGACGATGTGGCCGGGGCCCTTCGGCGCGATCATGGTGACGTCGACCCCCTCGTCGGGTTCGATCTGGCCGAAGTGGATGTTGAAGCCGTGGGCGAACTGGAGGGTGTCGCCCTCGTCGAGCTCACCCCTGATCTGCTCGTAGAGGTCGGGCTGGACGGTGTCCGGCACGAGCACCGACACGATGTCGGCCTGGGCGGCGGCGTCCACCGGGGTGGTCACGTCGAGGCCGTCCTCGCGGGCGGCGTCGCGCGAACTCGACCCCTCGCGGAGGCCCACCACCACGTCGACCCCGCTGTCGTCGAGGTTCTGGGCGTGGGCGTGGCCCTGTGAGCCATAGCCCATTACGGCTACGGTCTTGCCGTCGAGTGCGGTGCTGTCGGCGTCGTCGTCGTCGTAGATGGTCGCGTTCTCAGTCATCGTTGGTTTCGGGTTGGGTCTGCATTCGTTCGTAGCGTTCCTCCTCGGCGTAGGTGGTCCACTCGCCGCCGCGCGCGAGCGCGGTCTGGCCCGTGCGGGCGAGTTCGCGGACCCCGAACTGCTGGTAGGCGTCGACCGCGTCGTCGACCGTCTGCTCGTCGCCGGTGATCTCGATCGTGATGGTG
This sequence is a window from Halococcus hamelinensis 100A6. Protein-coding genes within it:
- the ilvC gene encoding ketol-acid reductoisomerase yields the protein MTENATIYDDDDADSTALDGKTVAVMGYGSQGHAHAQNLDDSGVDVVVGLREGSSSRDAAREDGLDVTTPVDAAAQADIVSVLVPDTVQPDLYEQIRGELDEGDTLQFAHGFNIHFGQIEPDEGVDVTMIAPKGPGHIVRRDYERGEGTPGLLAVYRDSTGEAWDEALAYGQAIGCTRAGVIETSFREETETDLFGEQAVLCGGVTELIKMGYETLVDAGYSPEMAYFECLNEMKLIVDLMYEGGLGGMWDSVSDTAEFGGLTRGDVVVDDHARENMETVLEQVQQGEFAREWITENQANRPSYNQLRNAEKNHEIEAVGERLRGLFAWAEEPDETADETEEERVQV
- the leuC gene encoding 3-isopropylmalate dehydratase large subunit, which translates into the protein MSRGTLYDKVWDEHAVTELPTGQTQLFVGLHLIHEVTSPQAFGMLGERDLEVAYPELTHATVDHIVPTADQSRPFGDDAAEEMMSELERNVRDSGIVFDDPGSGNQGIVHVIGPEQGLTQPGMTVVCGDSHTSTHGAFGALAFGIGTSQIRDVLATQTIAMEKKEVRKIEVTGELGSHVGAKDVILTIIRKLGVEGGVGYVYEYGGSAIESLGMEGRMSICNMSIEGGARAGYVNPDETTYDWLRETDAFADSEGRSPSGSRAKPGGDPEEFERRKEYWESIRSDSDAEYDDVVTIDGDEIEPVVTWGTTPGQGIGISEPIPEPEDLPEDKQDTARRSQEHMRVTPGETMQGYDVDVAFLGSCTNARLPDLRDAAEVVEGREVDSSVRAMVVPGSERVKAAAEDEGLDEVFTEAGFDWRGAGCSMCLGMNEDQLEGDEACASSSNRNFVGRQGSKEGRTVLMSPVMVAAAAVTGEVTDVRELPEVAVR